Proteins from a genomic interval of uncultured Desulfuromusa sp.:
- the acpS gene encoding holo-ACP synthase, which yields MAIIGIGTDLARSERFRKFLDPDNQVLNRIFSDEERRYSLQKRDPVHHLAARFAAKEAFLKALGTGLRNGLAWRQICVVLDSLGCPSLELSDRAAELMIERGANKVHLSYSHDGDYAVATVILED from the coding sequence TTGGCAATCATTGGAATAGGGACAGACCTCGCCCGTAGTGAGCGCTTTCGGAAGTTTCTTGATCCTGATAATCAGGTTTTGAACCGGATTTTTAGTGATGAAGAAAGGCGCTATTCACTGCAAAAACGTGATCCGGTTCATCATCTCGCTGCCCGCTTTGCAGCTAAAGAGGCTTTCTTGAAAGCATTGGGAACCGGTTTGCGAAATGGTTTGGCCTGGCGACAGATCTGTGTTGTCCTTGATTCTTTGGGCTGCCCTTCTCTTGAACTCTCTGACCGTGCAGCTGAATTAATGATCGAGCGTGGAGCCAATAAGGTTCACCTGAGTTACTCTCATGATGGCGATTACGCTGTCGCCACCGTGATTCTGGAGGACTGA
- a CDS encoding pyridoxine 5'-phosphate synthase, which produces MVKLSVNVDHIATIRQARGGAEPDPVAAAVLAELAGADGITIHLREDRRHIQDRDVEILRQTIKTRMNLEMALTDEMVAIALKTLPDSVTLVPEGRHELTTEGGLDVISMQSTLKQNIALLKQAGIIVSLFIEPDVEQIKASHKVGADYMEIHTGMYCEVKTEKEKREQLARIELAISAARKLGLGINAGHGLDYRNIVPVVALNGVEEFNIGHSIVSRASLVGMDKAVREMLERLKR; this is translated from the coding sequence ATGGTGAAACTGAGCGTTAATGTTGATCATATAGCAACAATTCGACAAGCTCGTGGAGGGGCTGAACCAGACCCCGTTGCGGCCGCTGTTCTTGCAGAACTGGCTGGGGCTGATGGGATTACCATCCATCTACGTGAGGACCGACGCCATATTCAGGACCGTGATGTTGAAATTTTGCGTCAGACAATTAAAACGCGCATGAATCTGGAGATGGCTCTGACGGATGAGATGGTGGCTATTGCATTAAAAACTCTTCCAGACTCTGTGACTCTGGTCCCTGAAGGACGACATGAATTGACCACTGAAGGTGGTTTGGACGTCATTTCAATGCAAAGCACACTCAAACAAAATATCGCTTTGCTGAAACAGGCCGGAATTATTGTCAGCTTATTTATAGAGCCTGATGTTGAGCAGATTAAGGCCAGTCATAAGGTTGGTGCAGACTATATGGAAATCCATACAGGAATGTACTGTGAGGTCAAGACGGAAAAGGAGAAGCGCGAGCAATTAGCGCGCATTGAGCTGGCAATCAGTGCCGCCCGTAAACTTGGACTTGGAATCAATGCAGGACATGGGCTTGATTATCGAAATATTGTTCCAGTGGTCGCTCTGAATGGGGTCGAAGAGTTTAATATCGGCCACAGTATCGTGTCTCGAGCTTCTCTTGTGGGGATGGATAAGGCCGTACGTGAAATGCTGGAAAGGTTGAAGAGGTAG
- the glmM gene encoding phosphoglucosamine mutase, with product MEKKLFGTDGVRGVANIDPMTTEMAMQLGRAAAFVFKNGGKRRHRVVIGKDTRLSGYMIENALVAGICSMGVDVLIVGPLPTPGIAFLTSSMRADAGVVISASHNPYQDNGIKFFSSTGYKLQDELELKIEDLIINHRLDELRPIADEVGKAYRISDAIGRYVVFLKNTFPKDLDLDGIRIVLDCAHGAGYKVAPAVLTELGAEVIPLGVSPNGMNINEGCGSMHPEVMAEKVREYRADLGIALDGDADRVIFVDEKGHTVDGDHIMALCGTELIKAGQLNKNTVVATVMSNMGLDIAMKKVGGQVVRTAVGDRYVVEEMLKEGYNLGGEQSGHMIFLDHNTTGDGILSALQVLAIIKRSGEKLSKLAQVMTSLPQVLVNVKVRKKTDLNKIKPIKEMMDQVETELGENGRLLVRYSGTEALLRVMIEGENQSRIETLAQQVAGVVREHLGA from the coding sequence ATGGAAAAAAAATTGTTCGGCACCGATGGCGTCAGAGGTGTTGCAAATATTGACCCGATGACGACTGAAATGGCGATGCAACTCGGGCGAGCGGCAGCCTTTGTTTTTAAAAACGGAGGAAAGCGGCGTCATCGTGTTGTAATTGGTAAAGATACGCGACTGTCGGGTTATATGATTGAAAATGCATTGGTTGCAGGGATCTGTTCGATGGGCGTTGATGTCCTGATCGTGGGCCCTTTGCCAACGCCCGGGATTGCTTTTCTTACATCTTCAATGCGGGCTGATGCAGGTGTTGTCATCAGTGCGTCTCATAACCCCTATCAGGATAATGGGATCAAGTTTTTTTCGAGTACCGGCTACAAGCTCCAGGATGAACTTGAATTGAAAATTGAGGATCTTATTATCAATCATCGACTGGATGAACTGAGACCCATCGCCGATGAGGTCGGAAAGGCTTATCGTATCTCCGATGCTATCGGACGATATGTTGTTTTTCTAAAAAATACATTCCCGAAGGATCTGGATCTTGACGGCATAAGGATTGTTCTCGATTGCGCTCATGGCGCAGGTTATAAAGTTGCCCCTGCCGTTTTGACGGAGCTCGGCGCTGAGGTGATTCCACTTGGAGTCAGTCCCAACGGGATGAACATCAATGAAGGCTGTGGGTCAATGCATCCGGAAGTTATGGCTGAAAAGGTGCGCGAATATCGAGCGGATCTGGGAATTGCTCTGGATGGTGATGCTGACCGGGTTATTTTTGTTGATGAAAAAGGACATACGGTTGATGGTGACCACATTATGGCGCTTTGTGGGACCGAGTTGATTAAGGCGGGACAGTTAAATAAAAATACTGTTGTCGCTACCGTTATGAGTAATATGGGGTTGGACATCGCGATGAAAAAGGTGGGCGGTCAGGTTGTCAGAACTGCCGTCGGAGATCGCTATGTTGTCGAGGAAATGCTCAAAGAAGGTTATAACCTTGGTGGTGAACAGTCCGGGCATATGATTTTTCTTGATCACAATACGACAGGAGACGGTATTCTTTCGGCTTTGCAGGTTCTGGCAATTATCAAGCGTAGCGGAGAAAAACTTTCCAAATTGGCTCAGGTGATGACTTCGCTTCCGCAGGTTTTGGTCAATGTCAAGGTTCGGAAAAAAACCGATTTAAATAAAATAAAACCAATCAAAGAAATGATGGATCAAGTTGAAACTGAGCTTGGTGAAAATGGTCGTCTGCTCGTTCGCTATTCCGGCACTGAGGCCTTACTCAGGGTCATGATTGAAGGTGAAAATCAAAGCCGCATTGAGACTCTTGCACAGCAGGTTGCAGGAGTCGTACGAGAGCATCTGGGAGCTTGA
- a CDS encoding CdaR family protein, whose product MFKMLTENWTLKIISLILALLLWMFIMGERRLEVGYRVPLELQNIPQSLMVANEVPSMVDVRVSGPRTLQMKVSPNDISIIVDLTDLKPGLTTFKRLEERLNLPSGLRVTRLSPSFIDLKLERIKQKRVPIKIALIGEPLSGFEVASIKAVPDEVIIEGAETELKSVSEVTTEDVDLNGVNEGFSLIVPLVHRGTYTHFKDEKTTEVQVDIQTVISTADEIETVEPQPNQQIPEGGN is encoded by the coding sequence ATGTTCAAGATGTTGACGGAAAATTGGACATTAAAAATAATCTCCCTGATTCTTGCACTGCTGCTTTGGATGTTTATTATGGGGGAGCGACGACTTGAGGTCGGATATCGGGTTCCTCTGGAGCTGCAGAATATTCCCCAATCGCTGATGGTTGCAAATGAAGTTCCCAGTATGGTTGATGTTCGGGTCAGTGGTCCACGAACGTTGCAAATGAAGGTGAGTCCGAATGATATCAGTATTATTGTCGATTTGACTGATTTGAAACCGGGGCTGACAACCTTTAAACGCCTGGAAGAGAGATTGAATTTACCAAGCGGTTTGCGTGTGACCCGTTTGTCGCCATCTTTTATTGACCTGAAACTGGAACGGATAAAACAGAAACGGGTCCCCATCAAGATAGCGCTTATCGGAGAGCCGTTATCTGGTTTTGAGGTCGCAAGTATCAAGGCTGTTCCTGATGAAGTCATTATCGAAGGGGCGGAAACCGAACTCAAAAGCGTCAGTGAAGTGACAACAGAAGACGTTGATCTGAATGGAGTGAATGAGGGATTTTCACTTATTGTCCCGTTGGTTCATCGAGGAACCTATACTCATTTTAAAGATGAAAAGACGACCGAGGTTCAAGTTGATATTCAAACTGTAATAAGCACAGCAGATGAAATTGAAACCGTAGAGCCGCAACCGAATCAACAGATACCTGAAGGGGGAAATTGA
- the cdaA gene encoding diadenylate cyclase CdaA, with the protein MLDVFINIRFLDILDISIVAFIIYRIILLIKGTRAVQMLLGLAVILAVYMASRVGDLHTLNWFLSNFLSSIILVIVVIFQNDIRRALMHVGSNPFLGGMSADEESVVIDELVKACGALGSRKIGALIALERETGIKDILESGTSIDARVTCELIRAIFMPSSPIHDGALVVQQGRLALAGCFLPLSRGLDLTKDLGTRHRAALGLTELSDAVAIIVSEETGNISVAVNGGMTRNLDAASLKKVLGRLLEPRKAKLKRTKKQKKKG; encoded by the coding sequence ATGTTAGATGTCTTCATAAATATTCGCTTTCTCGATATTCTGGACATCAGTATTGTTGCTTTTATCATTTATCGAATAATTCTTCTTATCAAGGGAACTCGGGCGGTTCAAATGCTGCTTGGCCTGGCAGTTATTCTTGCTGTCTATATGGCCTCTCGGGTCGGTGACCTTCACACCCTCAACTGGTTTCTCAGTAACTTTCTTTCTTCAATCATCCTTGTTATCGTTGTTATTTTTCAGAACGATATTCGTCGGGCCTTGATGCATGTCGGGAGTAATCCTTTTCTGGGGGGGATGAGCGCGGATGAAGAATCTGTTGTTATTGACGAATTGGTCAAGGCTTGTGGCGCTCTGGGAAGCCGGAAAATAGGGGCTCTTATAGCATTGGAGCGGGAAACGGGAATTAAAGATATTCTGGAGTCTGGAACCTCCATTGATGCTCGGGTCACCTGTGAGTTGATTCGGGCAATTTTTATGCCTTCATCTCCTATCCATGACGGGGCTCTGGTTGTCCAACAGGGACGTCTGGCATTGGCGGGATGTTTCCTGCCGCTGAGTCGGGGGCTGGATCTGACTAAGGATCTGGGGACCCGTCACAGGGCCGCACTTGGTTTGACGGAATTATCAGATGCGGTTGCCATTATTGTTTCTGAGGAAACCGGTAACATTTCCGTTGCCGTCAATGGAGGCATGACCAGAAATCTGGATGCAGCGAGCTTAAAGAAGGTTCTCGGTCGCCTGTTGGAGCCACGTAAAGCCAAGTTGAAAAGAACAAAAAAACAAAAGAAGAAAGGGTAG
- the folP gene encoding dihydropteroate synthase, with amino-acid sequence MHGRDCQLDLTRPCIMGILNVTPDSFSDGGQFLRTDSAVQQGLAMEKEGAAILDIGGETTKPGSLPVSADEELARVLPVIKGLRSRTDLPLSIDTNKALVAREAVAAGVNFINDISGLTFDSEMATVAAETKAGLFLMHTSGRPEMMQKLTDYDDLPAEVIDGLQKSIDLALLAGVASDRIAVDPGIGFGKTATGNLELLHHLKKISLLGYPVLLGTSRKSFIGKILNQDNPQKRLFGTLATIASGVSDGVHIFRVHDVRPAKEAALVAWAIREQKLL; translated from the coding sequence ATGCATGGTCGTGACTGTCAGCTTGATTTGACGCGACCATGCATTATGGGAATTTTAAATGTGACCCCGGATTCTTTTTCGGATGGTGGCCAATTTCTCCGGACTGATTCAGCCGTACAGCAGGGGCTGGCTATGGAGAAAGAAGGAGCCGCTATTCTGGATATTGGTGGAGAGACGACCAAGCCAGGCTCTTTACCTGTCTCAGCCGATGAGGAGCTGGCAAGAGTTCTTCCTGTGATAAAAGGGCTTCGTTCCAGAACAGATTTACCTCTGTCTATTGATACGAATAAGGCGTTGGTTGCCCGGGAAGCTGTTGCCGCCGGGGTTAACTTTATTAATGATATCAGTGGGCTGACCTTTGATTCGGAAATGGCAACCGTTGCTGCAGAGACAAAAGCTGGTTTGTTTCTAATGCATACCAGCGGTCGGCCTGAAATGATGCAGAAGCTAACCGATTACGATGATCTGCCGGCTGAAGTCATCGATGGTTTGCAAAAAAGTATCGATCTTGCTTTGCTGGCTGGGGTTGCTTCTGACCGAATTGCGGTTGATCCCGGCATTGGTTTTGGTAAAACCGCTACGGGAAATCTGGAGTTGCTGCATCACTTAAAAAAAATAAGTCTTCTTGGTTACCCAGTGTTGTTGGGGACATCAAGGAAAAGTTTTATCGGCAAAATTCTAAATCAGGATAATCCACAGAAAAGGCTTTTTGGAACTTTGGCGACGATTGCATCGGGCGTGAGTGACGGGGTTCATATTTTTCGGGTTCACGACGTACGGCCGGCGAAGGAGGCCGCATTAGTCGCCTGGGCGATTCGAGAGCAGAAGCTGCTATAA
- the ftsH gene encoding ATP-dependent zinc metalloprotease FtsH: protein MSQFQKNLALWLVISLLMIMLFNMMTQKDTEQKKLNYTEFLSAVDSGQVTNITFQGNQVSGVLTDGSKFQTYAPMDEQLIPELKAKGVVLEAKPVDDQGFWFTLLISWGPILLLIAVWIFFMRQMQGGGGKAMSFGKSKAKLLTDTQGLVTFKDVAGVDEAKQELEEVVEFLKDPKKFTKLGGKIPKGVLLVGSPGTGKTLLARSVAGEAGVPFFTISGSDFVEMFVGVGASRVRDLFLQGKKNAPCIIFIDEIDAVGRHRGAGLGGGHDEREQTLNQLLVEMDGFESNEGVILVAATNRPDVLDPALLRPGRFDRQVMVPRPDIKGRHKILVVHSRKVPMAEDVNLEVIAKATPGFSGADLANLINEAALLAARANKGKVEKDDFEAAKDKVLMGAERRSMVITEEEKKVTAYHEAGHALVSLLSPGSDPVHKVSIIPRGRAMGVTMYLPTEEKYSETAKGLHIRIRSLLGGRIAEELTFESVTSGASNDLERVTAIARKMVCEWGMSEKIGPMAFGEKEGGEVFLGRDMGHVKNYSEATAVDIDNEIRRIVNENYEATRTLLKENQPQLIALSELLLEKETLDSAEILAVVFPEGLPDHLATKVAAQAQEETQEGDFSFENPVADVNAASEPKQEAGENIESASETKEGETPES from the coding sequence GTGAGCCAATTTCAAAAAAATTTAGCGTTATGGCTGGTCATTTCTTTATTGATGATCATGCTTTTCAATATGATGACTCAAAAAGATACGGAGCAAAAAAAGCTCAATTATACGGAATTTCTCAGTGCTGTGGATTCAGGTCAGGTGACCAATATCACCTTTCAAGGGAACCAGGTTTCCGGAGTTCTGACTGACGGGAGCAAGTTTCAGACTTATGCACCGATGGATGAGCAACTGATTCCCGAGTTGAAAGCTAAAGGGGTTGTCCTTGAAGCCAAGCCGGTTGATGATCAGGGTTTCTGGTTTACATTGTTGATTTCCTGGGGGCCGATTTTGCTGCTGATCGCTGTTTGGATCTTCTTTATGCGTCAAATGCAGGGTGGCGGTGGCAAGGCGATGAGTTTCGGTAAGAGTAAGGCGAAGCTGCTGACTGATACCCAGGGTCTGGTGACTTTTAAAGATGTTGCCGGGGTTGACGAAGCGAAACAGGAACTTGAAGAGGTTGTCGAGTTTCTGAAAGATCCAAAAAAATTCACCAAACTTGGTGGGAAAATTCCCAAAGGGGTTCTGCTTGTTGGTTCACCCGGGACAGGTAAGACGCTTTTGGCGCGCTCGGTTGCCGGTGAAGCCGGGGTTCCGTTTTTTACAATCTCAGGTTCCGATTTCGTGGAAATGTTTGTCGGGGTTGGGGCCAGTCGTGTCCGCGACCTGTTTCTGCAAGGTAAGAAAAATGCTCCCTGTATCATTTTTATCGATGAGATTGATGCGGTTGGACGTCATCGCGGTGCCGGTCTTGGTGGTGGGCATGATGAGCGAGAGCAGACTTTGAATCAGTTGCTTGTCGAGATGGATGGTTTTGAATCAAACGAAGGCGTCATCCTGGTTGCAGCCACGAACCGACCGGATGTTCTGGATCCGGCTTTGTTGCGTCCCGGTCGTTTTGACCGCCAGGTCATGGTTCCGCGGCCTGACATCAAGGGGCGGCATAAAATCCTCGTTGTCCATTCCCGCAAGGTTCCTATGGCTGAAGATGTGAACCTTGAGGTTATTGCCAAAGCAACACCGGGGTTCTCTGGTGCTGATCTGGCAAACTTGATCAATGAGGCTGCTTTGCTGGCGGCACGCGCCAATAAAGGCAAGGTGGAGAAAGATGATTTTGAAGCGGCCAAAGACAAGGTTCTTATGGGAGCTGAACGGCGCTCAATGGTTATTACTGAAGAAGAGAAAAAGGTGACTGCCTATCATGAAGCCGGCCACGCATTGGTTTCTCTTTTGAGCCCGGGATCTGATCCGGTGCATAAGGTGTCAATTATTCCACGTGGCCGGGCCATGGGGGTCACAATGTATCTTCCGACTGAGGAAAAATACAGTGAAACAGCCAAAGGCTTGCATATCCGCATCCGTTCACTGCTTGGAGGCCGGATTGCAGAAGAGTTAACTTTTGAGTCGGTGACAAGTGGTGCCAGTAACGACCTTGAGCGGGTGACCGCTATTGCTCGGAAGATGGTTTGTGAGTGGGGGATGAGCGAAAAGATAGGACCAATGGCGTTTGGCGAAAAAGAAGGGGGGGAAGTCTTCCTTGGCCGCGATATGGGCCATGTAAAAAACTATAGTGAAGCGACCGCCGTTGATATCGATAATGAAATTCGCCGGATCGTCAATGAAAATTATGAAGCAACCAGGACGCTGCTCAAAGAGAATCAACCACAACTGATTGCTTTGTCCGAACTTTTATTAGAGAAAGAAACCCTGGATAGTGCGGAAATTTTGGCCGTTGTTTTTCCGGAAGGTTTGCCGGACCATTTAGCCACTAAGGTTGCCGCTCAAGCACAAGAAGAAACGCAAGAAGGTGATTTTAGTTTTGAAAACCCTGTCGCTGATGTGAATGCAGCAAGCGAACCAAAACAAGAAGCTGGTGAAAATATAGAATCTGCTTCTGAAACCAAGGAGGGGGAAACCCCTGAGTCCTGA